In a genomic window of Candidatus Omnitrophota bacterium:
- a CDS encoding CvpA family protein: protein MQILSRINWVDIVVLILMVRISYVAFMDGLSHEIFPFFGTVAVFILSLHYYTGLGEAISQNLGNMPAEVSNCLAFIILVVTLGFIIKFIKIILDKMVKVQWHPVIEKFGGLFVGILKAYVIIAMIVTILALIPLSYLQWSVKERSLTGKYILMAGPEIHGKAKVFLSDNSTIPKKAPPKK, encoded by the coding sequence ATGCAAATATTGTCCAGAATAAACTGGGTAGACATCGTTGTCTTAATTCTAATGGTTAGAATAAGTTACGTAGCTTTTATGGACGGTTTGAGCCATGAGATATTTCCATTTTTTGGCACCGTAGCGGTATTTATATTAAGCCTGCATTACTATACAGGGCTTGGTGAGGCCATTTCGCAGAACCTGGGCAATATGCCGGCCGAGGTGTCAAACTGCCTGGCGTTCATAATACTGGTCGTGACGCTTGGGTTCATTATAAAGTTCATAAAGATCATTCTTGACAAGATGGTCAAGGTCCAGTGGCATCCGGTGATAGAGAAATTTGGCGGATTGTTTGTGGGTATACTGAAGGCTTATGTGATTATCGCGATGATTGTTACTATTTTGGCACTTATACCATTGTCATATCTTCAATGGTCGGTAAAGGAAAGGTCGCTTACGGGTAAGTATATATTAATGGCAGGCCCCGAAATTCACGGAAAAGCTAAAGTTTTTTTATCGGATAATTCTACCATTCCCAAAAAAGCTCCCCCCAAAAAATAG